A window of Auraticoccus monumenti contains these coding sequences:
- a CDS encoding TetR/AcrR family transcriptional regulator C-terminal domain-containing protein, whose protein sequence is MRNRRADVVERALDVLDRYGLADLTVRRLASELGLQPSALYHHFASKQALLAAVAEEVLTRRPRRPRPDAWDDRVRVVCSELRDAVLAYRDGAELVATVHAFGMGASAPGRELVEVLEQAGCPTPLARTASRTLLHFVFGHAGDEQAHLQAGSAGAIPNDVRERADLLGPDDFASGLDLVVAGIASRLGAPVSGGR, encoded by the coding sequence ATGAGGAACCGCAGGGCCGACGTGGTCGAGCGGGCGCTGGACGTCCTCGACCGCTACGGGCTGGCCGACCTCACCGTGCGCCGGCTGGCGTCCGAGCTCGGGCTGCAGCCCAGTGCGCTCTACCACCACTTCGCGAGCAAGCAGGCGCTGCTGGCCGCCGTCGCCGAGGAGGTGCTCACCCGACGCCCGCGCCGGCCGCGCCCCGACGCCTGGGACGACCGGGTGCGGGTGGTCTGCTCCGAGCTGCGCGACGCCGTGCTGGCCTACCGCGACGGCGCGGAGCTGGTGGCCACGGTGCACGCCTTCGGGATGGGGGCCAGCGCGCCCGGGCGGGAGCTGGTCGAGGTCCTCGAGCAGGCCGGCTGCCCGACCCCGCTGGCCCGGACCGCCTCGCGGACCCTGCTGCACTTCGTCTTCGGCCACGCCGGGGACGAGCAGGCCCACCTGCAGGCCGGTAGCGCCGGCGCCATCCCCAACGACGTCCGCGAGCGGGCCGACCTGCTCGGACCCGACGACTTCGCCTCCGGTCTGGACCTGGTGGTGGCCGGCATCGCCAGCCGGCTGGGCGCCCCGGTCAGCGGCGGTCGGTGA
- a CDS encoding biotin transporter BioY, producing the protein MTSSHSRRRSSGTDLALVAAFAAVIAVCAVLPSIRLAGPVPITLQTFAVLLCGAVLGARRGALAALLYLAVGAAGLPVFAGGAGGLGVFAGPSAGYLVSYPLAAGLCGLLVERLPRRVLGRGTVWVFVAAMVGSAVFVHGLGMAGLVLRADMTWGQAFDVDKVFWLGDTLKNVAVALVATAVHRAFPDLLDRRPAVADEVVEPQPA; encoded by the coding sequence ATGACCTCGTCCCACTCCCGCCGACGCTCCTCCGGCACCGACCTGGCCCTGGTCGCCGCCTTCGCCGCGGTCATCGCCGTCTGCGCGGTGCTGCCCTCGATCCGGCTGGCCGGGCCGGTGCCGATCACCCTGCAGACCTTCGCGGTGCTGCTCTGCGGCGCGGTGCTCGGGGCCCGGCGGGGCGCGCTGGCCGCGTTGCTCTACCTGGCGGTGGGGGCTGCCGGCCTGCCGGTCTTCGCCGGCGGCGCGGGTGGTCTCGGGGTCTTCGCCGGTCCGAGCGCGGGCTACCTGGTCAGCTACCCGCTGGCCGCCGGGCTCTGCGGGCTGCTGGTGGAGCGGCTGCCCCGGCGGGTGCTCGGCCGCGGCACGGTGTGGGTGTTCGTGGCCGCCATGGTCGGCAGCGCGGTGTTCGTGCACGGGCTCGGCATGGCCGGTCTGGTGCTGCGGGCCGACATGACCTGGGGTCAGGCCTTCGACGTCGACAAGGTCTTCTGGCTGGGCGACACGCTCAAGAACGTCGCCGTGGCGCTGGTGGCCACCGCGGTGCACCGGGCCTTCCCCGACCTGCTGGACCGGCGGCCGGCGGTGGCCGACGAGGTCGTGGAGCCCCAGCCCGCGTGA
- a CDS encoding M16 family metallopeptidase produces the protein MPEARPDVGTPPPLPISTATLDNGLRVVVSPDHAVPSVTVNLWYDVGSRHESPGRSGFAHLFEHVMFQGSTHVGRSQHIALVQACGGTANATTSFDRTNYFQTVPLGALDLALWLEADRLGGLLDALTQASLDNQREVVKEEKRQRYDNVPYGDVLQRLVELTFPADHPYGHTTIGSMDDLDAASLSDVQDFFRTHYLPSNAVLTVVGDVTPEAALDAVRAEFDALPATARPPHASPAPLPPITGSPRDEVTAAVPADAVHLTWRLPALDQRAFDAADLGLGVLGDGLSARLHRRLVRADESAEAAGASSLGLVGGNSFAFVSARARDGVDVAAVEATLLEEVDRLRADGPTEGELSRVVAQFERSWLQSLSRIDSRADQLGRAATLLGDPAQVDARIAQVRSITPEQVRDAAREWLDPASCGTLVHRQEA, from the coding sequence ATGCCCGAGGCCCGTCCCGACGTCGGCACCCCACCGCCGCTGCCGATCTCCACCGCCACGCTCGACAACGGGCTGCGGGTGGTGGTCAGCCCCGACCACGCCGTCCCGTCGGTCACCGTGAACCTCTGGTACGACGTGGGGTCCCGGCACGAGTCGCCTGGGCGCAGCGGGTTCGCCCACCTGTTCGAGCACGTGATGTTCCAGGGGTCCACCCACGTGGGGCGGAGCCAGCACATCGCCCTGGTCCAGGCGTGCGGCGGGACGGCGAACGCCACCACCTCCTTCGACCGGACGAACTACTTCCAGACCGTCCCGCTCGGGGCCCTCGACCTCGCGCTGTGGCTGGAGGCCGACCGGCTGGGCGGGCTGCTGGACGCCCTCACCCAGGCCAGCCTGGACAACCAGCGGGAGGTGGTGAAGGAGGAGAAGCGGCAGCGCTACGACAACGTGCCCTACGGCGACGTGCTGCAGCGGCTGGTCGAGCTGACCTTCCCCGCCGACCACCCCTACGGCCACACCACCATCGGGTCCATGGACGACCTCGACGCCGCCTCGCTGAGCGACGTCCAGGACTTCTTCCGCACCCACTACCTGCCCTCCAACGCGGTCCTGACCGTCGTCGGCGACGTCACCCCCGAGGCCGCCCTGGACGCCGTCCGGGCCGAGTTCGACGCCCTGCCGGCCACCGCGCGCCCACCGCACGCCTCGCCCGCACCGCTGCCCCCGATCACCGGGTCCCCCCGGGACGAGGTGACGGCGGCGGTGCCCGCCGACGCGGTGCACCTGACCTGGCGGCTGCCCGCCCTCGACCAACGTGCTTTCGACGCCGCCGACCTGGGGCTCGGCGTCCTCGGCGACGGGCTGTCCGCCCGGCTGCACCGCCGGCTGGTGCGCGCCGACGAGTCCGCGGAGGCGGCCGGGGCGTCCAGCCTGGGCCTGGTCGGGGGCAACTCCTTCGCCTTCGTCAGCGCCCGGGCCCGCGACGGGGTGGACGTCGCCGCGGTCGAGGCGACCCTGCTGGAGGAGGTGGACCGGCTGCGCGCCGACGGCCCGACCGAGGGCGAGCTCAGCCGGGTGGTGGCCCAGTTCGAGCGCTCCTGGCTGCAGTCGCTGTCGCGGATCGACTCCCGCGCCGACCAGCTGGGCCGGGCGGCCACGCTGCTCGGCGACCCCGCCCAGGTCGACGCCCGGATCGCCCAGGTCCGCTCGATCACCCCCGAGCAGGTCCGCGACGCCGCCCGGGAGTGGCTCGACCCGGCCTCCTGCGGCACCCTCGTCCACCGCCAGGAGGCCTGA
- a CDS encoding M16 family metallopeptidase → MRTHLGPDASPSAHAPTPPAVAPPPHWTFPVPATGTRLANGMDVAWYRLPGQHVVAATLVLDLPLSREPRHLEGVATLTARTLDEGTQHHPGEEYGERLEEVGAALGVHIGLGGQQVMLDVPVTRFAEALPLLAEAVRRPLLDRADVDRHRALRLAEIEQLEANSAQSANRWLRSRLWDAGSRASRMNGGEPETVAAVTAADVAAWHATQVRPAGSTLLLAGDLPEDPLPLVEELFGDWGGAAPGEPLPPPVPAGPGVLLVDRPGAVQADIRLAGPGVDRRHPRWADLLVATNAVGGSFLSRLNRVLREERGWTYGVHLGLSPYRDGGSWAVSGSFRTEVVGATLTETRALLDLGAAPLTEEETTAAVQQLGGTLPLRSATAEGVVDQVASHLLAGLPADHADRLLADLRQVTATSATEAYAELVDLSRSTLVVVGDAAVLEPALAGAGFEVTDRR, encoded by the coding sequence ATGCGCACCCACCTCGGACCCGACGCGTCGCCGTCAGCCCACGCCCCCACCCCGCCCGCGGTCGCTCCGCCGCCGCACTGGACGTTCCCGGTGCCAGCCACCGGGACCCGGCTGGCCAACGGGATGGACGTGGCCTGGTACCGGCTGCCCGGCCAGCACGTGGTGGCCGCCACCCTGGTGCTGGACCTGCCGCTCAGCCGCGAGCCCCGCCACCTGGAGGGCGTGGCCACGCTGACCGCCCGCACCCTGGACGAGGGCACCCAGCACCACCCCGGTGAGGAGTACGGCGAGCGGCTGGAGGAGGTCGGCGCCGCGCTCGGCGTGCACATCGGCCTGGGCGGTCAGCAGGTGATGCTGGACGTGCCGGTGACCCGCTTCGCCGAGGCCCTGCCGCTGCTGGCCGAGGCCGTCCGCCGGCCGCTGCTGGACCGGGCCGACGTCGACCGCCACCGGGCGCTGCGGCTGGCCGAGATCGAGCAGCTGGAGGCGAACTCCGCCCAGAGCGCGAACCGTTGGCTGCGCAGCCGGCTGTGGGACGCGGGCTCGCGGGCCAGCCGGATGAACGGCGGGGAGCCGGAGACCGTGGCCGCGGTCACCGCCGCCGACGTCGCCGCCTGGCACGCCACCCAGGTGCGCCCGGCGGGGAGCACGCTGCTCCTGGCCGGTGACCTGCCGGAGGACCCGCTGCCGCTGGTCGAGGAGCTGTTCGGGGACTGGGGCGGTGCGGCGCCCGGGGAGCCGCTGCCGCCCCCGGTGCCGGCCGGGCCGGGGGTGCTGCTGGTGGACCGCCCGGGTGCGGTGCAGGCCGACATCCGGCTGGCCGGTCCCGGCGTGGACCGACGCCACCCCCGCTGGGCGGACCTGCTGGTGGCGACCAACGCCGTCGGCGGCTCGTTCCTGAGCCGGCTGAACCGGGTGCTGCGCGAGGAGCGGGGCTGGACCTACGGCGTCCACCTCGGCCTCAGCCCCTACCGCGACGGCGGCTCCTGGGCGGTCTCCGGCTCCTTCCGCACCGAGGTGGTGGGGGCGACGCTGACCGAGACCCGGGCCCTGCTCGACCTCGGGGCCGCACCGCTGACCGAGGAGGAGACCACCGCCGCGGTGCAGCAGCTCGGCGGCACCCTGCCGCTGCGCAGCGCCACCGCCGAGGGCGTGGTGGACCAGGTGGCCTCGCACCTGCTGGCCGGGCTGCCGGCCGACCACGCCGACCGGCTGCTGGCCGACCTGCGACAGGTCACCGCGACCTCGGCCACCGAGGCCTACGCCGAGCTGGTCGACCTGTCCCGGAGCACGTTGGTGGTGGTCGGGGACGCCGCCGTGCTGGAGCCGGCGCTGGCCGGGGCCGGGTTCGAGGTCACCGACCGCCGCTGA
- a CDS encoding energy-coupling factor transporter transmembrane component T, giving the protein MSGALLGLYRPGTTWLHRAPAWSKLLGLLAAGTAAVLVRGPGPAVLLVVAALGLVLWARVRLRTLLRSLRGLLVTVLLLGLWLAWQQDPARAVESCSELVACVLLATVLTVTTPVDVVMETVTWALRPFRRLGVDPETVALAFTLVIRAVPGTVELADETRDAAVARGLQHDPRARLTPLVLRVVARARATGDALHARGVGD; this is encoded by the coding sequence GTGAGCGGGGCGCTGCTGGGTCTCTACCGACCCGGGACGACGTGGCTGCACCGGGCGCCGGCGTGGTCCAAGCTGCTGGGTCTGCTGGCAGCGGGGACGGCGGCGGTGCTGGTCCGGGGTCCGGGTCCGGCCGTGCTGCTGGTGGTCGCGGCGCTCGGGCTGGTGCTCTGGGCCCGGGTGCGGTTGCGGACCCTGCTCCGCTCGCTCCGCGGGCTGCTGGTCACGGTGCTGCTGCTCGGGCTGTGGCTGGCCTGGCAGCAGGACCCGGCCCGGGCGGTGGAGTCCTGCAGCGAGCTGGTGGCCTGCGTGCTGCTGGCCACCGTCCTCACCGTGACCACCCCGGTCGACGTGGTGATGGAGACCGTGACGTGGGCGCTCCGCCCCTTCCGCCGCCTCGGCGTGGACCCCGAGACGGTTGCGCTGGCCTTCACCCTGGTCATCCGGGCGGTGCCCGGCACCGTGGAGCTGGCCGACGAGACCCGCGACGCCGCGGTCGCCCGCGGCCTGCAGCACGATCCCCGGGCCCGGCTCACCCCCCTGGTCCTCCGCGTGGTCGCCCGCGCCCGCGCCACCGGCGACGCGCTGCACGCCCGCGGTGTCGGTGACTGA
- a CDS encoding energy-coupling factor ABC transporter ATP-binding protein, with the protein MSRVELDRVVVRRPVVSADGTEHQVEVLRETSLTLVEQRVALVGANGSGKSTLARLVNGLVLPSSGRVVVDGLDVARRGREVRRRVGFVFTDPAAQLVMPTAAEDVALSLRRSHPCREDRRRAAVEVLERHGLGGLADRSVHTLSGGQRQLLALAGVLATDPAVLVADEPTTLLDLANSRRVGDLLLSLPQQLLLVTHDLELAGRCDRALLVDGGRVVADGAAADVVAHYRAHA; encoded by the coding sequence GTGAGCCGGGTCGAGCTGGACCGGGTGGTCGTCCGGCGCCCGGTGGTGTCCGCGGACGGCACCGAGCACCAGGTCGAGGTGCTGCGGGAGACGAGCCTGACCCTGGTCGAGCAGCGGGTGGCGCTGGTCGGGGCCAACGGCTCGGGCAAGTCGACGCTGGCCCGGCTGGTCAACGGCCTGGTGCTGCCGAGCAGCGGGCGGGTGGTGGTGGACGGCCTGGACGTCGCCCGACGGGGGCGCGAGGTGCGACGCCGGGTCGGGTTCGTGTTCACCGACCCCGCCGCCCAGCTGGTGATGCCGACCGCCGCCGAGGACGTCGCCCTGTCGCTGCGCCGCAGCCACCCCTGCCGTGAGGACCGTCGTCGGGCCGCGGTGGAGGTGCTGGAGCGTCACGGGCTGGGCGGGCTGGCCGACCGCAGCGTGCACACCCTCTCCGGCGGGCAGCGCCAGCTGCTGGCCCTGGCCGGGGTGCTGGCCACCGACCCGGCCGTCCTGGTGGCCGACGAGCCCACCACGTTGCTGGACCTGGCCAACAGCCGCCGGGTCGGCGACCTGCTGCTCTCGCTCCCCCAGCAGCTGCTGCTGGTCACCCACGACCTCGAGCTGGCCGGGCGCTGCGACCGTGCGCTGCTGGTCGACGGCGGTCGCGTCGTGGCCGACGGGGCGGCGGCCGACGTGGTGGCGCACTACCGGGCGCACGCGTGA